From a single Miscanthus floridulus cultivar M001 chromosome 8, ASM1932011v1, whole genome shotgun sequence genomic region:
- the LOC136476002 gene encoding uncharacterized protein isoform X3, with amino-acid sequence MAVDEVNSVYVGGLPYEANEEMLRDAFGYYGTIVSVKVINDHSVKGKCYGFVTFTHPRAAEQAIAGMDGKKLGNRIVRVNEVRTRGPRDFGRDGFRRDPRSRPKGRDSRDLSSSSDDLQNDGKHQLDKTIQMREDLENEVNQIKDKISAKEQHIADLQKKAQKLEDELVVARKVSSGRQLAVTDLYKHFLQLQDYNDRVKTAEQRLQSLVDAAMVELDMAEDATTRDGSMYENGLV; translated from the exons ATGGCGGTAGACGAGGTGAATTCGGTCTACGTCGGCGGCCTTCCCTACGAGGCCAACGAGGAGATGCTTCGCGACGCCTTCGGGTACTACGGCACCATCGTCTCCGTCAAG GTGATTAATGATCATTCTGTCAAAGGCAAGTGTTATGGTTTTGTTACTTTCACTCACCCCAGAGCTGCTGAGCAAGCAATTGCAGGCATGGACGGCAAG AAATTAGGCAATCGTATTGTTCGAGTAAATGAAGTGCGTACAAGAGGTCCCCGAGATTTTGGTCGAGATGGTTTCAGACGAGATCCAAGAAG CCGCCCAAAAGGTCGTGATAGCAGAGATTTATCGAGTTCCAGTGATGATCTTCAAAATGAT GGAAAGCACCAGTTGGATAAAACTATTCAGATGCGTGAGGACCTCGAAAATGAG GTTAACCAGATTAAGGATAAAATATCTGCGAAAGAACAGCACATTGCAGATTTGCAGAAGAAAGCTCAG AAATTAGAGGATGAACTGGTTGTTGCGCGGAAAGTCTCTTCAGGACGACAATTAGCTGTTACAGAC CTGTACAAACATTTTCTTCAACTTCAAGACTACAACGATAGGGTCAAAACGGCTGAACAGAGGCTTCAG TCTCTTGTTGATGCTGCCATGGTCGAGCTTGACATGGCCGAAGATGCTACCACCAGAGATGGCTCGATGTATGAGAACGGCTTGGTTTGA
- the LOC136475997 gene encoding ADP,ATP carrier protein 1, chloroplastic-like: MESGLVASHRLRLPLPTASAGHHLHLLRHRHAHAHAPAAAAPLRLSLPRHLPGSTPLRLPAALPLRPCLPPLRASAAAPVPGDDASAASPKFLGLETKTLKKIVPLGLMFFCILFNYTILRDTKDVLVVTAKGSSAEIIPFLKTWVNLPMAVGFMLLYTKLADVLSKEALFYAVIFPFIAFFGAFAYVLYPMRDAIHPTALADRLLASLGPSFLGPVAILRVWSFCLFYVMAELWGSVVISVLFWGFANQITTVEEAKEFYPLFGLGANVALIFSGRTVKYFSNMRKNLGPGVDGWAISLKAMMSIVVILGLVITGIYWGVNKFVIDNSSMPVVERKKKDKPKLSMGESMKVLLSSRYVRDLATLVVAYGISINLVEVTWKSKLKAQFPSPNEYSSFMGDFSTATGIATFTMMLLGRVILRKFGWGVAATITPAVLLLTGVGFFSLILFGEPLTPLMTKFGMTPLLAAVYVGAMQNIFSKSAKYSLFDPCKEMAYIPLDEDMKVKGKAAIDVVCNPLGKSGGALIQQFMILSFGSLANSTPYLGGILLVIVLAWLGAVRSLDSQFSSLAKQDLEREKMLKAQAVETTAKVVGTGNGSLQETLPSEPSTNGAATKQSQESESTTTEKSGQEPESTTTEKSGQQSQ, from the exons ATGGAGTCCGGCCTCGTCGCaagccaccgcctccgcctcccgctccccaccgcctccgccgggcaccacctccacctcctccgccaccgccacgcccacgcccacgccccggCGGCTGCCGCGCCGCTCCGCCTCAGCCTCCCGCGCCACCTCCCCGGGTCCACCCCGCTCCGCCTGCCCGCCGCGCTCCCGCTCCGCCCGTGCCTCCCGCCCCTCCGCGCCTCCGCCGCGGCCCCAGTGCCCGGGGATGACGCCTCCGCGGCGTCGCCCAAGTTCCTGGGCTTGGAGACGAAGACGCTGAAGAAGATCGTGCCCCTGGGGCTCATGTTCTTCTGCATCCTCTTCAACTACACCATCCTGCGGGACACCAAGGACGTGCTCGTCGTCACCGCCAAGGGCAGCAGCGCCGAGATCATCCCGTTCCTCAAGACCTGGGTCAACCTGCCCATGGCGGTCGGCTTCATGCTCCTCTACACCAAGCTCGCCGACGTCCTCTCCAAGGAGGCGCTCTTCTACGCCGTCATCTTCCCGTTCATCGCCTTCTTCGGCGCCTTCGCCTACGTGCTCTACCCCATGCGCGACGCTATCCACCCCACCGCGCtcgccgaccgcctcctcgcctcgCTCGGGCCAAGCTTCCTCGGGCCCGTTGCCATCCTCCGCGTCTGGAGCTTCTGCCTCTTCTACGTCATGGCCGAGCTCTGGGGCAGCGTCGTCATATCCGTCCTCTTCTGGGGGTTTGCCAATCAG ATTACTACAGTTGAAGAGGCCAAAGAGTTCTACCCTCTGTTTGGGCTTGGTGCCAATGTGGCGCTCATCTTCTCTGGGCGCACGGTGAAATATTTCTCAAACATGAGGAAGAATTTGGGTCCTGGAGTGGATGGTTGGGCAATTTCCTTGAAGGCCATGATGAGCATAGTGGTTATACTGGGTCTTGTCATCACCGGTATCTATTGGGGAGTGAACAAGTTTGTTATTGATAACTCATCTATGCCCGTGGTCGAGCGGAAAAAGAAG GACAAGCCAAAGCTCAGCATGGGTGAGAGCATGAAGGTTCTGTTGTCATCTCGGTATGTGAGGGATCTTGCCACATTGGTCGTTGCTTATGGAATAAGCATTAACCTTGTCGAGGTGACATGGAAATCAAAATTGAAAGCACAG TTCCCAAGCCCGAATGAATATTCTTCATTCATGGGCGATTTCTCAACTGCCACCGGCATAGCTACATTTACAATGATGTTGTTAGGGAGAGTAATCCTCAGAAAGTTTGGGTGGGGAGTTGCAGCTACGATCACGCCTGCAGTGTTACTTCTCACAGGAGTTGGGTTCTTCTCACTGATTTTGTTTGGTGAGCCATTGACTCCTCTTATGACCAAGTTTGGGATGACGCCTTTGCTTGCGGCAGTCTATGTTGGAGCAATGCAGAACATTTTCAGTAAGAGTGCAAAATACAGTCTGTTTGATCCTTGCAAAGAGATGGCATACATTCCTTTGGATGAGGATATGAAG GTTAAAGGTAAAGCAGCTATTGACGTTGTCTGCAACCCCTTGGGGAAATCTGGAGGTGCTTTGATCCAGCAGTTCATGATCCTGTCATTTGGATCTCTTGCGAATTCGACACCCTACCTTGGTGGAATACTCCTGGTGATTGTTCTTGCATGGCTGGGTGCTGTAAGGTCCCTCGACTCGCAGTTTTCTTCCCTGGCAAAGCAAGATCTCGAGAGAGAAAAGATGCTGAAAGCACAGGCCGTCGAAACAACTGCCAAAGTAGTCGGGACTGGAAATGGTTCTCTCCAAGAAACTCTACCTAGTGAGCCGTCTACAAATGGCGCAGCCACCAAACAGTCTCAAGAATCTGAGAGTACAACCACGGAGAAATCAGGCCAAGAACCTGAGAGTACAACCACGGAGAAATCAGGCCAGCAGTCTCAATAA
- the LOC136476002 gene encoding glycine-rich RNA-binding protein RZ1A-like isoform X1, translating to MAVDEVNSVYVGGLPYEANEEMLRDAFGYYGTIVSVKVINDHSVKGKCYGFVTFTHPRAAEQAIAGMDGKKLGNRIVRVNEVRTRGPRDFGRDGFRRDPRRYGRDPYWDRRVRERSYDRERDPYHDRDSDRSREHDRERDYEHGGFNREIDYPMDRDHEVDERCPKEHDRAEEMHNMDSDNDKDREHGTRKRFSRPKGRDSRDLSSSSDDLQNDGKHQLDKTIQMREDLENEVNQIKDKISAKEQHIADLQKKAQKLEDELVVARKVSSGRQLAVTDLYKHFLQLQDYNDRVKTAEQRLQSLVDAAMVELDMAEDATTRDGSMYENGLV from the exons ATGGCGGTAGACGAGGTGAATTCGGTCTACGTCGGCGGCCTTCCCTACGAGGCCAACGAGGAGATGCTTCGCGACGCCTTCGGGTACTACGGCACCATCGTCTCCGTCAAG GTGATTAATGATCATTCTGTCAAAGGCAAGTGTTATGGTTTTGTTACTTTCACTCACCCCAGAGCTGCTGAGCAAGCAATTGCAGGCATGGACGGCAAG AAATTAGGCAATCGTATTGTTCGAGTAAATGAAGTGCGTACAAGAGGTCCCCGAGATTTTGGTCGAGATGGTTTCAGACGAGATCCAAGAAGGTATGGTAGAGATCCATACTGGGACAGAAGGGTTAGGGAACGGAGCTATGATCGTGAAAGGGATCCGTACCATGACAGGGATAGTGATAGATCCCGTGAGCATGATAGAGAAAGAGATTATGAGCATGGTGGCTTTAATCGAGAAATTGACTATCCCATGGATCGAGATCATGAAGTAGACGAGAGATGTCCTAAAGAACATGATCGTGCAGAGGAAATGCATAATATGGATTCAGATAATGACAAAGATAGGGAACATGGAACAAGAAAAAGGTTCAG CCGCCCAAAAGGTCGTGATAGCAGAGATTTATCGAGTTCCAGTGATGATCTTCAAAATGAT GGAAAGCACCAGTTGGATAAAACTATTCAGATGCGTGAGGACCTCGAAAATGAG GTTAACCAGATTAAGGATAAAATATCTGCGAAAGAACAGCACATTGCAGATTTGCAGAAGAAAGCTCAG AAATTAGAGGATGAACTGGTTGTTGCGCGGAAAGTCTCTTCAGGACGACAATTAGCTGTTACAGAC CTGTACAAACATTTTCTTCAACTTCAAGACTACAACGATAGGGTCAAAACGGCTGAACAGAGGCTTCAG TCTCTTGTTGATGCTGCCATGGTCGAGCTTGACATGGCCGAAGATGCTACCACCAGAGATGGCTCGATGTATGAGAACGGCTTGGTTTGA
- the LOC136476002 gene encoding uncharacterized protein isoform X2: MAVDEVNSVYVGGLPYEANEEMLRDAFGYYGTIVSVKVINDHSVKGKCYGFVTFTHPRAAEQAIAGMDGKKLGNRIVRVNEVRTRGPRDFGRDGFRRDPRRYGRDPYWDRRVRERSYDRERDPYHDRDSDRSREHDRERDYEHGGFNREIDYPMDRDHEVDERCPKEHDRAEEMHNMDSDNDKDREHGTRKSRPKGRDSRDLSSSSDDLQNDGKHQLDKTIQMREDLENEVNQIKDKISAKEQHIADLQKKAQKLEDELVVARKVSSGRQLAVTDLYKHFLQLQDYNDRVKTAEQRLQSLVDAAMVELDMAEDATTRDGSMYENGLV; the protein is encoded by the exons ATGGCGGTAGACGAGGTGAATTCGGTCTACGTCGGCGGCCTTCCCTACGAGGCCAACGAGGAGATGCTTCGCGACGCCTTCGGGTACTACGGCACCATCGTCTCCGTCAAG GTGATTAATGATCATTCTGTCAAAGGCAAGTGTTATGGTTTTGTTACTTTCACTCACCCCAGAGCTGCTGAGCAAGCAATTGCAGGCATGGACGGCAAG AAATTAGGCAATCGTATTGTTCGAGTAAATGAAGTGCGTACAAGAGGTCCCCGAGATTTTGGTCGAGATGGTTTCAGACGAGATCCAAGAAGGTATGGTAGAGATCCATACTGGGACAGAAGGGTTAGGGAACGGAGCTATGATCGTGAAAGGGATCCGTACCATGACAGGGATAGTGATAGATCCCGTGAGCATGATAGAGAAAGAGATTATGAGCATGGTGGCTTTAATCGAGAAATTGACTATCCCATGGATCGAGATCATGAAGTAGACGAGAGATGTCCTAAAGAACATGATCGTGCAGAGGAAATGCATAATATGGATTCAGATAATGACAAAGATAGGGAACATGGAACAAGAAAAAG CCGCCCAAAAGGTCGTGATAGCAGAGATTTATCGAGTTCCAGTGATGATCTTCAAAATGAT GGAAAGCACCAGTTGGATAAAACTATTCAGATGCGTGAGGACCTCGAAAATGAG GTTAACCAGATTAAGGATAAAATATCTGCGAAAGAACAGCACATTGCAGATTTGCAGAAGAAAGCTCAG AAATTAGAGGATGAACTGGTTGTTGCGCGGAAAGTCTCTTCAGGACGACAATTAGCTGTTACAGAC CTGTACAAACATTTTCTTCAACTTCAAGACTACAACGATAGGGTCAAAACGGCTGAACAGAGGCTTCAG TCTCTTGTTGATGCTGCCATGGTCGAGCTTGACATGGCCGAAGATGCTACCACCAGAGATGGCTCGATGTATGAGAACGGCTTGGTTTGA